A stretch of Episyrphus balteatus chromosome 2, idEpiBalt1.1, whole genome shotgun sequence DNA encodes these proteins:
- the LOC129910662 gene encoding uncharacterized protein LOC129910662 produces MSLESTPSSLLTRDDITSILNERHLKIPNIELMSYEDLLRIYETFAQPLEKRNTKRTQESSLVVPQQHSSHPRITFNEDFQINRVIPSKIHEPPEFPPTKYIKLSFNTIQSFAKKRSNGVTINAAQEATPSKRKPISWP; encoded by the exons ATGAGTCTAGAATCAACACCATCAAGCCTCCTAACTCGTGATGATATCACAAGTATTTTAAATGAa CGGCacttaaaaataccaaacattgAACTTATGAGCTATGAAGACCTCCTTCGAATCTATGAAACTTTTGCACAACCTTtggaaaaaagaaatacaaagaGAACTCAAGAAAGTAGTCTCGTAGTTCCACAACAACATTCTTCTCATCCGAGAATTACATTCAATGAAGATTTCCAAATCAATCGGGTTATTCCATCTAAGATCCACGAACCGCCTGAGTTTCCTCCAACGAAATACATTAAACTCTCATTCAATACAATTCAGAGTTTCGCTAAGAAACGTTCCAACGGTGTTACAATCAATGCAGCTCAGGAGGCTACGCCCTCGAAAAGAAAACCTATTTCATGGCCATGA
- the LOC129910206 gene encoding malignant T-cell-amplified sequence 1 homolog, protein MFKKFEEKESVSSIQQLKSSVQKGIRTKLLESYPQLESHIDQILPKKDSFRIAKCHDHIEVLLNGIGDQVFFRHRDGQWMPTLKLLHKFPFFVTMQQVDKGAIRFVLSGANIMCPGLTSPGACMTPAEKGTVVAIMAEGKEHALAIGITTLSTVDIAKVNKGVGVENCHYLNDGLWKMKPLK, encoded by the exons ATgtttaaaaa atttgaagaaaaagaaagtGTCTCGTCCATCCAACAACTCAAATCATCTGTACAAAAAGGAATACGCACAAAATTATTGGAATCCTATCCACAACTCGAATCGCACATTGATCAGATTCTACCAAAAAAGGATTCATTTAGAATTGCGAAATG TCATGATCACATCGAAGTTCTACTTAATGGAATTGGTGATCAAGTATTCTTCCGTCATCGCGATGGCCAATGGATGCCAACTCTCAAACTTCTTCATAAATTTCCATTTTTCGTGACGATGCAGCAAGTCGACAAAGGAGCCATTCGTTTCGTGTTAAGTGGAGCTAATATTATGTGTCCAGGTCTAACGTCGCCAGGTGCATGCATGACGCCTGCTGAAAAGGGCACTGTTGTCGCTATTATGGCAGAAGGGAAGGAGCACGCACTCGCTATTGGAATCACAACACTTTCTACAGTTGATAT AGCTAAAGTTAATAAAGGAGTAGGAGTAGAAAACTGCCATTATCTTAATGATGGTCTATGGAAAATGAAGCCACTCAAGTAg